In Spirochaeta lutea, a genomic segment contains:
- a CDS encoding response regulator has translation MTLSLLLVDHHTLVRHGIASLLQASLAGLYNLRFWHAPGGKEALDILQEHAVDVVLMDLSVPGMNSVDLCQRIRRIFPATRILGVSNQTDKRIILEFFASGAQGYVPKSASVADLTTAIHEVLQDRFYIASPISGYFVEILRESSHSWRAPAFLELTPREREVLNLLVRGNTSKEIAGIINVSTKTVEAHRKQIMTKTNSRSIAELVLYAVRNNLVQV, from the coding sequence ATGACCCTCTCTCTTCTTCTTGTTGACCATCACACCTTGGTTCGTCATGGCATTGCAAGCCTACTCCAGGCGTCCCTGGCAGGACTGTATAACCTCCGGTTTTGGCATGCCCCGGGAGGCAAGGAAGCCTTGGATATACTCCAGGAACACGCAGTTGATGTGGTATTAATGGATCTATCGGTACCCGGAATGAACAGCGTTGATCTTTGCCAGCGGATCCGTCGGATTTTTCCCGCAACACGGATTCTCGGGGTATCAAACCAGACGGACAAACGGATCATCCTGGAATTTTTTGCATCCGGTGCCCAGGGGTATGTTCCAAAATCCGCATCGGTTGCGGACCTTACCACGGCTATACATGAGGTGCTGCAAGACCGGTTCTACATAGCATCACCCATTTCCGGATATTTTGTAGAGATCCTTCGGGAGTCGTCCCATTCATGGAGGGCACCGGCGTTTTTGGAGCTGACTCCCCGGGAACGGGAGGTTTTGAATCTCCTTGTCAGGGGTAATACCTCAAAAGAAATCGCCGGGATCATCAACGTTTCCACCAAAACCGTGGAGGCCCACCGAAAACAGATCATGACCAAAACGAATTCCCGATCCATTGCCGAACTGGTGCTCTACGCGGTACGGAACAACCTGGTGCAGGTTTGA
- a CDS encoding chemotaxis protein CheW — translation MDYVTFTIDNDQFALPVSQVREILQRDTITHLPDMDDCMLGIINLRGSVVPVMDLGKRLGLTTRDQTGHGDRNITQEQTIIILEASEGAMVGLITDVVREVVQIPQEDIQPPPKTGLAVRESELLRGIVSTNDSFTILLAPEPLLGGALV, via the coding sequence GTGGATTACGTAACATTCACCATCGACAACGATCAGTTTGCTCTGCCGGTTTCCCAGGTACGGGAAATCCTGCAACGAGATACTATCACCCACCTGCCGGACATGGACGATTGTATGCTTGGGATTATCAACCTCCGGGGCTCGGTGGTTCCGGTCATGGACCTGGGAAAGCGCCTTGGTTTAACTACCCGGGATCAAACCGGTCATGGAGATCGGAACATCACCCAGGAACAAACCATCATCATTTTGGAGGCATCCGAGGGGGCGATGGTTGGTCTGATAACCGATGTAGTACGGGAAGTGGTACAGATTCCCCAGGAAGATATCCAGCCGCCGCCTAAAACAGGCTTGGCGGTCCGGGAATCCGAGCTGCTCAGGGGCATAGTTTCCACCAATGATTCCTTCACTATTCTGCTTGCCCCCGAGCCCCTTCTTGGAGGGGCCTTGGTATGA
- a CDS encoding ABC transporter ATP-binding protein, translating to MSSSQKPSTASASPQTARQGMGHGPGGRGMSMPTEKPKDFRRSMKKLGEYLGPYRVGVLAVLVVAGASTVFTIVGPKILGRATTTLFEGIMASIAGTGGVDFQAIGRIVLTVLALYLVSAGAAALQGWIMAKISADITYRFRRDMAEKIHRMPLGYFDRTNHGEVLSRITNDVDTVNRTLSQSLGQMVTSLTTVVGVVIMMVTISWLMTLVALVMVPLSLTIVMAIVKRSQGYFREQQEGIGRLNGHVEEMYGGHLVMKAFSGEAKSLAVFSRHNRSLFESAWKSQFLSGLMMPIMMFVGNLGYVAVSILGGYLAGTGVITLGDIQAFIQYVRRFTQPISQMAQISNVLQQTAAAAERVFDFLEEDEQSTEQSNHPESQNVETLKEAVARKEMDTPVPQGHVEFQHVRFGYDPERAVITDFSAKASPGQKIALVGPTGAGKTTMVKLLMRFYEIQGGRILVDGGDIGGIPREQVRGMFGMVLQDSWLFMGSIRENIRYGRPEASDSEVESAAVTAHADHFIRTLPEGYDTVINEEANNISQGQKQLLTIARAILADPPMLILDEATSSVDTRTEILIQRAMDRLMAGRTSFIIAHRLSTIQNADLILVMKQGDIVEQGSHQELLDQGGHYADLYASQFEAEDVRGNPGGAPGSSGAVCRENPGGAPGR from the coding sequence ATGAGTTCATCACAAAAACCGTCCACCGCATCCGCCAGCCCCCAGACCGCCCGGCAGGGCATGGGGCACGGCCCCGGAGGCAGGGGCATGTCCATGCCGACGGAAAAACCCAAGGACTTTCGACGATCCATGAAGAAACTCGGTGAATACCTGGGTCCCTATCGGGTCGGGGTGCTCGCGGTATTGGTGGTAGCCGGGGCTTCCACGGTCTTCACCATAGTAGGTCCGAAAATACTTGGCCGGGCCACTACTACCTTGTTTGAGGGGATTATGGCCAGCATTGCCGGGACTGGAGGGGTAGATTTCCAGGCAATCGGGCGGATCGTATTAACCGTACTGGCCCTGTACCTGGTTTCCGCCGGGGCTGCGGCCTTGCAGGGATGGATCATGGCAAAGATTTCTGCGGACATTACCTACCGCTTCCGGCGTGATATGGCCGAGAAAATTCATCGCATGCCCTTGGGGTATTTTGACCGGACGAATCATGGGGAGGTGCTTTCTCGGATAACAAACGATGTCGATACGGTGAACCGGACCCTGAGCCAGAGTCTCGGCCAGATGGTAACCAGCCTTACCACCGTGGTGGGGGTGGTCATTATGATGGTTACCATTAGCTGGCTCATGACCCTGGTTGCCTTGGTGATGGTACCCCTGTCCTTGACCATCGTAATGGCTATCGTTAAACGGTCCCAGGGGTACTTCCGGGAACAGCAGGAGGGTATCGGCCGGCTTAACGGCCATGTGGAGGAGATGTACGGGGGACACCTGGTAATGAAGGCCTTTTCCGGTGAGGCCAAGAGTCTGGCAGTCTTTTCCCGGCATAACCGGAGCCTCTTTGAATCAGCCTGGAAGAGCCAGTTCCTCTCGGGACTCATGATGCCGATAATGATGTTCGTCGGAAACCTGGGGTATGTGGCGGTGAGTATTTTAGGTGGCTATCTGGCGGGTACCGGGGTCATCACCCTGGGGGATATTCAGGCCTTCATTCAGTACGTGAGACGCTTCACCCAACCCATTAGCCAGATGGCGCAGATTTCCAACGTATTACAGCAGACAGCTGCAGCGGCCGAACGGGTGTTTGACTTCCTTGAAGAGGATGAACAGAGCACGGAGCAATCGAATCACCCTGAATCCCAGAACGTGGAAACCCTAAAAGAGGCTGTCGCCCGTAAAGAAATGGACACCCCTGTACCCCAGGGCCATGTAGAGTTCCAACATGTGCGGTTCGGATATGATCCGGAGAGGGCTGTAATAACCGATTTCAGCGCCAAGGCGTCCCCCGGCCAGAAGATCGCGTTAGTGGGACCCACTGGGGCAGGAAAAACAACCATGGTCAAGCTGCTCATGCGGTTTTATGAGATACAGGGCGGACGGATTCTGGTGGACGGCGGGGATATCGGGGGGATCCCCCGGGAGCAGGTTCGCGGTATGTTCGGAATGGTTCTCCAGGACAGCTGGTTATTTATGGGTAGCATCCGTGAGAATATCCGGTACGGTCGTCCCGAGGCTAGCGATAGTGAGGTGGAATCGGCAGCGGTAACGGCACATGCCGATCATTTTATCCGTACCCTTCCCGAGGGGTATGACACGGTAATCAATGAGGAGGCAAATAATATCTCCCAGGGGCAGAAGCAGCTCCTGACCATTGCCAGGGCTATTCTTGCGGATCCTCCCATGCTTATTCTTGACGAGGCTACCAGTTCGGTGGATACCCGGACGGAAATTCTGATTCAACGTGCCATGGACCGACTGATGGCGGGGAGAACCTCCTTCATTATTGCCCATCGCTTATCGACGATTCAGAATGCTGATTTGATCCTGGTGATGAAACAGGGTGATATTGTGGAGCAGGGGAGTCATCAGGAGCTTCTCGATCAGGGCGGCCACTATGCCGACCTCTATGCCAGCCAGTTTGAGGCGGAGGATGTCCGGGGAAATCCGGGGGGCGCCCCGGGGAGCAGCGGTGCGGTCTGCCGGGAGAATCCGGGTGGCGCCCCTGGAAGATAG
- a CDS encoding response regulator translates to MTGGSLLIVEDEYIIALSQKQRLERHGFSVQLAYSGLQALDAVEAAFQDGRQFDAILMDINLGGGPDGIALTRTLQLMDPSLLILFLSSQPQSYLAQRAPDLLIFPFISKATSPSTLPGLVAQHILERSSDRL, encoded by the coding sequence ATGACCGGGGGTTCCCTGCTCATCGTGGAGGATGAGTATATCATCGCACTTAGTCAGAAGCAGCGGTTAGAGCGCCATGGCTTCTCTGTTCAACTGGCCTATTCGGGACTTCAGGCCCTGGATGCAGTGGAGGCTGCATTCCAGGACGGAAGGCAGTTTGATGCAATCCTCATGGATATAAATCTGGGGGGCGGGCCCGACGGCATCGCCCTGACCAGGACCCTCCAGCTTATGGACCCCAGCCTCTTGATTCTCTTTCTCAGTTCTCAGCCCCAATCCTACCTTGCCCAGCGGGCCCCGGATCTCTTGATCTTCCCCTTCATCAGTAAAGCAACATCCCCATCAACCCTGCCAGGCCTGGTGGCGCAGCATATTCTGGAGCGGTCTTCCGACAGGCTGTAA
- a CDS encoding methyl-accepting chemotaxis protein, with protein sequence MKRFNTLNVGTRLAIGFILMIILVGLVGLLGLMNMSRMDEISDLMYERELLGLAEIKQMNIQMLYLDRAEKNLLLASSREDKQFYEQQVQEYRARIQEQLDLASEKFVTTDAQEAIQEVESALGPYLNVNSSILSLAASDAIQESRDSVTLSQTQGREVSDALDQALTAAETLKETQAQDFSLEANRLYAQSALIMGILVAASVAVGILLGVGITTGLTKQLGAEPLFLADIAQRVSTGDLTIDLEEADKKAKNRGVYKSIRSMVIQLREVVDDVQNSVEMVSIGAQEMSSTAQQLSSGATEQAASAEEVSASMEQMGSNISQNSENASQTDKISRQASIDAQTGGQAVEKTIAAMKKIAEKINIIEEIARQTNLLALNAAIESARAGEHGKGFAVVAAEVRKLAERSGKSAGEISTLAKESVSVAEEAGSIFAELVPDIRKTAELVQEIAAASSEQNSGVGQINTALLQLDQVIQQNASASEEVAASSEELASQAHILQDAVSYFKTLKKATRALPSPEDRSQSPSRHLRGSHPAPLPAPPEKTAVHPGKASTNPGGKNAAAVPAKARTASTPPAPAAPRKNQSPEDQVTQSLQRSAMTLQDGQDEFTQANFEEF encoded by the coding sequence ATGAAACGATTTAATACCTTGAATGTGGGAACCCGTCTGGCTATCGGTTTTATCCTCATGATAATCCTGGTCGGGCTGGTGGGCTTATTGGGGCTCATGAACATGTCCCGGATGGATGAGATCTCCGATCTCATGTATGAACGGGAACTCCTGGGTCTTGCTGAAATCAAGCAGATGAACATTCAGATGCTGTATTTAGACCGGGCGGAGAAGAATCTGCTCCTGGCCAGCTCCCGTGAAGATAAACAGTTTTACGAGCAGCAGGTACAGGAATACCGTGCTCGCATTCAGGAGCAGCTCGATCTGGCATCGGAAAAGTTCGTGACCACCGATGCTCAAGAGGCAATTCAGGAAGTAGAATCAGCCCTGGGGCCATACCTGAATGTAAACTCATCCATCCTCAGTTTAGCAGCCTCGGATGCCATTCAAGAAAGCCGAGATTCGGTTACCCTATCTCAAACCCAGGGCCGGGAGGTCTCGGATGCCTTGGACCAGGCGCTTACCGCAGCCGAAACCCTTAAGGAAACCCAGGCTCAGGATTTCTCCCTGGAGGCAAACCGCCTCTACGCCCAGTCCGCCCTCATAATGGGCATCCTGGTAGCAGCCAGTGTGGCTGTGGGCATCCTTCTGGGGGTGGGAATCACCACGGGACTAACCAAGCAATTAGGGGCGGAACCCCTCTTCCTGGCTGATATCGCCCAACGGGTCAGCACAGGAGATTTAACCATCGATCTGGAAGAAGCGGATAAAAAAGCCAAAAACCGGGGGGTGTACAAATCTATTCGGTCTATGGTGATTCAATTGCGGGAGGTAGTAGACGACGTCCAGAACTCCGTTGAGATGGTTTCCATCGGAGCCCAGGAGATGAGCAGCACCGCCCAACAGCTATCCTCGGGCGCCACCGAACAAGCTGCCTCCGCCGAAGAGGTTTCGGCCAGCATGGAGCAGATGGGATCAAACATCTCCCAGAACAGCGAAAATGCATCCCAAACCGATAAAATCAGCCGCCAGGCCTCCATCGATGCCCAAACCGGCGGTCAGGCGGTGGAGAAAACCATCGCTGCCATGAAGAAGATCGCTGAAAAAATCAATATTATCGAAGAAATAGCCCGGCAGACCAACCTTCTGGCCCTTAACGCCGCCATTGAATCCGCCAGAGCCGGTGAACACGGCAAGGGCTTCGCAGTAGTTGCCGCAGAGGTACGGAAGCTGGCCGAGCGCTCTGGAAAATCCGCCGGAGAAATCAGTACCCTCGCCAAAGAAAGCGTGAGCGTTGCCGAGGAGGCCGGAAGCATATTCGCAGAGTTAGTGCCGGATATCCGTAAAACCGCCGAACTCGTTCAAGAAATCGCTGCTGCCAGCTCGGAACAGAACAGCGGGGTAGGTCAAATCAACACCGCCCTCCTTCAGCTGGATCAGGTGATCCAACAGAACGCCTCGGCCAGCGAAGAGGTCGCCGCGTCCTCCGAGGAGTTAGCCTCCCAGGCCCACATTCTCCAGGATGCCGTCTCCTACTTCAAAACTCTTAAAAAGGCTACCCGGGCCCTGCCCAGCCCTGAGGACCGGAGCCAGTCACCATCCCGGCACCTCCGCGGTTCCCATCCGGCACCTCTTCCAGCACCACCTGAGAAAACCGCAGTCCATCCCGGGAAGGCCAGTACCAACCCTGGGGGCAAAAACGCGGCCGCCGTTCCAGCAAAAGCCCGCACAGCCTCAACACCCCCTGCCCCGGCAGCCCCCCGGAAGAACCAGAGTCCCGAGGATCAGGTAACCCAGTCCCTCCAGCGTTCAGCTATGACCCTACAAGACGGCCAGGACGAATTTACCCAGGCTAACTTCGAAGAATTTTAG